The DNA region CAAGTTCACTGTCTCCCTCGCAGACGGCGGCAAGGAAACACTTAGCCCCATGACATACGTCTATGAAACTCTTCTCCACTACGAGAATGATTCTTCAAAAGCACAGCTTTGCAGCACTGTCAGGGCGCTGTACAATTACAGCAAGGCAGTTCAGAATTATCTGAGCTGACATAAGAAAAAAACACCCGGAAACGAAGCAGATATCGTTTCCGGGTTATTTATGCACAAAAAGAGCTGTCCACAATAACGGACAGCTCTAAAATACTTATTCTGTTCTGAGTGCGATAACAGGGTCTTTCTTTGCAGCAATGCGGGATGGGAACAGACCTGCCACCAGAGTGAGAAGAATGCTTATCGCCACAAGCAGGATAGCTGCCGCAACAGGTATCGATGCCCTCATGGGTACTGTGGTAAGGTGGGCGATTATCATATTGATGGGTATTGTCAGCAGGTAGGAAATACCTACGCCGAGTATACCCGCTACAAATCCTACAATAGCAGTCTCAGCATTGAACACACGGGAGATATCGCGCTTTGAAGCACCTATGCTTCGCAGTATGCCTATCTCCTTGGTTCTTTCGAGAACGGAGATGTAGGTGATTATGCCTATCATGATAGATGATACTATCAGAGAGATAGCCACAAATGCTATCAGCACATAGCTTATCGCATTGATGATGGAAGTGACCGAGGACATCATCTTGCCGACGATATCGGTGTACTCTATCTTGGAAGATTCATCAGCTTCTTTGTTGTATTCATCTATTATATCAACTATGCGCTCCTTAGCGGCGAAATCCTTGGGGTAGATGTTTATACCGCTGGGGCTTTCAAGTGTTGCATAACCGAGGGTCATCATATTTGCATCGTATGTTGATGTGGAGTACTTTCCGCTGTTAGCAAGGGCATCTGCATTAGTCTTAGCCGACTCGGTTATCATGTTCTGCATCATAGCCAGCTGTTCATCGGTAAGGCTTGCAAGGAATTCCTTCTGCTGGTCGGTCATGCCACCCATAAAGCCGCCGTTTCCGCCGTTCTTCATAGCATCCATATCCAGTCCGGACATAGCGTCCATGCCCATATCTGTAAGTTCGGACATCTGCTGCTGTGTACCGCCCTGTGCCATCAGTGCAGCAGCTTCTTCCTCGGTCATACCCTCGGGGAGCTGACCTGCCATCAGTGCGGCAAGCTGTTCATCGGTAAGCTGAGGCTGTTCAGCGGCAGCAGGTACCTCGGTCGGCATATGTGACATTATAGCCGCGAAGTCATCATCGCTCATGCCCTCGGGCTTCTGACCCTGCATGAGTGCCGCCTTCTGTTCATCGGTAAGACCTGCTAATATATCGGTCTTGTCTGCCTGTGTGCTGTCAGCAGTTTCAGCAGATGTGGGGTTTTCATCGGAAGTCTTTTCTTCCTCTTCTGCATCTGCATTTTCGGGCTTGAATTTCAGACCTGAGAATACGTCGATATCAGGTGAAGCCTGCTGGTCTTTTATTATCTCGCTGTCCTTAACTTTGTTCACGAGATACTCCATCAGCTCGTGCTTATAAGCGATACCGCCGTTGAGTGAAGTAGCAGTTGCGTCCTCATTGGGGCGTATGATACCTACAACGCTTACTTTCAGACCGTTATTGACAACATCGGTCATATAAGCTTCGTCCTCCTGCATATCCTCCCAGATACCGCCATTTTTACGGTAGAAATCAGTGGTGGGAACGACCATGAAATCCAGATCGAGAAGTTCATCGTAGGTGTAGCTGTGCTGTTCGTTTTTCAACTGTACATCTTCACCCATAACTGCACGGCGTACTATGCCGTTTATCTCGGTAGAATCGAGAAGACCCAGTGAGTAGAGTATGTAGTCGTTTATCTCGTTATGCTTGTCAACTATCAGCACTACCTCGTTATAGTTTTCAGGCATATGTCCTGCTACTACATCGTACTGCGCTTTGATGAGGTCATCGTTATCAAGCATCTCGGACCATACATCCATACTGCCCATGCCCATTGAACCGCCCATGGACATACCCATCATCTGTGTATCGCTGAGATAACCCATATCCAGCAGTACCTGCGAGGGGTTTACCTGATATACACCATCGGAGGTATCAGCCTTGAATACATTCAGCTTGGTAGCGTAGCTGTACTTTATATCGGTGGTCAGTTTCTTTATCTCATCGTTGTTATCAAGGAAAGTCTTGAACTTTTCAAGGTCGTTCACCTTGGTCTCCTGCATGAGAGTATTTATCATCTGAGCCATGCGGTTCTGTGAATAAACCTTATCCATGCCGTGTTCGGGTTCAGCATCACGGGCTTCAGCCATTGAGTCCATTATCTCACTGAGGCTGGTGGTGGTCTTTTCGATAGTCAGAGGGAAAGTCGATAGCGTATCCGACTGCACCTGATCTATATATATCTGCACGCCGTTTGATATTGAAAGTATCAGCGCGATACCGATAATACCTATGGAACCCGCAAATGAAGTCAGCAGAGTTCTTGCCTTTTTGGTCATCAGGTTGTTTCGGCTGAGTGACAGCGCTGTCAGGAAATTCATGGAAGTTTTCAGCTTCTTGCGCTCTGCCTTTTTCTCCTGTGCCGTCTTTTTATCCTTTTTGATCTCCGCCTTGAACGGGTCGGTATCATCGGTCACCTTACCGTCGAGAAGCCTGATTATACGTGATGAATACTGCTCGGCAAGCTCGGGGTTATGGGTTACCATTATTATCAGCTTGTTTTTGGAGATCTTTTTGAGTATCTCCATTATCTGCACGCTGGTCTCCGTATCCAGTGCGCCGGTAGGTTCGTCCGCCAGAAGTATATCGGGGTCGTTTACGAGAGCACGTGCAATCGCAACACGCTGCATCTGACCGCCCGACATCTGATTCGGCTTTTTGTTCAGCTGGTCGCCGAGACCTACCTGCTGGAGTGCTTCCACAGCTCTTTTTCTTCTGTCGCCCTTTGATACGCCCGAAAGTGTCAGCGCAAGCTCAACGTTTGCAAGCACCGTCTGGTGGGGTATAAGGTTATAGCTCTGGAATACGAAGCCTATGGAATGATTTCTGTAGCTGTCCCAGTCAGCATCCTTGAAATCCTTGGTGGACTTTCCGTTGATGTTCAGGTCGCCCGAGGTGTACCTGTCAAGGCCGCCGATGATGTTCAGCAAAGTTGTCTTGCCGCAGCCCGACTGTCCGAGTATGGATACGAACTCGTTCTCACGGAAATCAATGCTGACACCGCGGAGCGCCTGTACGGTACTGTCGCCGACTACATAGTCCTTGGTTATGTTATTCAAACTTAACATACATTACTTTCCCTTCTCAGTTTTCATAGTTTCAAGTTCTCTGGAATAGTCTCCCAGATTGTTTATCAGTTTACAGCTGACCTCATAAAACTTTACAAGATCTTCCTTTGGGATATCCTTTGATACCTCCGAAGATATCTTCAGGAATTCAGCTTGAAGCATATCCCCGAGTATTTTTCCTTTTTCACTTGGGATATAGCGCATACCCCTCTGCTTATCTTTATCCTCGGGATTTCGGATTATATATCCGTCATTCTGCATATCCGTCAGCATCCTGGATATCAGTGCCTTATCGTAGCAGGACATCTCTTTCAGTTCTGTCGCCGAACATCCGCCCTCGATACCATTGATGATTCCCAGACATACCGCCGATGAGATATTGAGTTCCTTTGATGCCGGGATACAGGCATATATCCTTGCAAAAGAATGGGTCTTCTGTATCATCAGTGCCGCCAGATGTTCCAGCAGTGATCTGTCCAATCTATCGCCCCTTTCCTAACAAAAATCAAACAAGTTGATAAATCAACCTAACGTGGAGTAGTATAACACAAATAAGTTGATTTGTCAACAACGTAAACGTTTGCGTTTGTGAATTCTATGTAAATAATATGCAAAAAGTCCGACAACATTCACAAAAACTGTCGGACTTATGTTCATATTATTCTTTTTCGTTAGTGCCTAAAACGGCTGTCAGCTGCATGATAATTTCGCTGAAATACCTGTCACCTACCTCGCCGACTTTTATCGGCTTTGAACGGTAGTGGTCGGCACCGGGACGGTGGAGTTCAAGCTTTCCGACGGTGACATCTTCACCCTCGAAATCGTAGTTTACGATACTTGCTCCAGAGAATTCCAGTTCGGCATGAACGCCCTTGCTTACTGTCGTGCCGTCTGGGAGGTTCTCGCGGCTGCTGATATCCTCACGCCAGAAATAGTTGAAGAACCCAGCATCTTCAGCGTAGCCCTTATACCAGCCTGTCTTTGTCAGCTTGCCTATGAGTGACAGACTGTTGAGTTCGATATTCTCAAAGCGGAGTATTTCAGTGGACTCTCTTTCCTCGTCGGTCATGGTATATACCTTTCTGTCCAGCTGAGGGAAAGGCTGTTCGATCTCGTAATCGGAGAGCTGTTCTTTCCAGGCGTCTATGTCCTCCCTGGTAAGTTCCAGCGGGTGTACAAGACCTATGGAACCCTCTGCGGGAAGTTCTGTTTCATCGTCATCAACGGTGTTGAAGCTTCCCTCCTCGGTGTAACGGAAAGACTGCGTCAGCTTGCCATCGGCATCGTAAAGTCCCCAGATAAGACCTGTTGCAAATCCGTGCATAACCGCGTTCTTCACAAACAGAGCCTTCCAGCCATCGACCGTCCACTTTCTGTCGTTCATAAGTACGCTTTCAAGGCGGGATTTCTGGTTGGTTGCAACTGTTTTCAGCTGCTTCTTCATCTCCTTGAAGTCTGCTGATGCGGCGGCGGCTTTTTCGGCATCGTCATTTGCACCGGGCTTGGGCAAATTCTTCACCTGCTTTTCTCCGCAGAATATCTCAAGGGTATTACCTGTTCCGAGATACACCTTGAACTGACGGGGGCCGAAATCGAACTCACGGCACATATTCTCATCAAAGCCGAGGTCGGGTACTATCTTGTCCGCAAGTTCCTCGGTGGTAAGACCCAGTTCCTTTGCGGCGTTGCTGAGAGCATCAGCGGCGGCAGAACGAACCATCTTGTTTTTGAACTTGCGGGACATACCGTCAACGTTCATAAGGGCGGTGGTGCTTCCGCTGAGTGCCATTGCGCGTACAGCTTCCGAGGCTATCGCACCTCTTGAATTTTCGCCCCACTGCTTGATGTACTGCATAAGGATATCCACCATAGCCTCACCGCCATGGATAGCCGCAAAATACAGCACATACTTGGTCTTTGCCTGTGCGCCCAGGTCAACCCATTTGCCGAAAACATTCTGTACAAAGGTGTTGAGTTCACGGGTGTTCAGGTTCTCTGCAAGGTTATTGGCGGCTGTGCTTACTCCCAGTTCGCTCATATTCGCATAGCACAGTATCAATGCTTCAAGGTACTTCTGTTCAACTTCACCGCCCTCTGTATTGTGGACGGTGTAGTTACTGCCCTCAAATGCCCATGCGACTTTCTTGGCCTTTCCGCCCTTGGTAAGTTCTTCCAACATATCGACAGCTGAAAGGGGTGCTGCCGCTGATGCACCGTCGGAAGATACTGCCGCACCTATCAGTACAGCTATCTTATCCTTTATTTTAGCGGATTTTTCGCTTTCAAAAGCAGCTTCAAGGGCTTCCTTATACTCGGCACTTCCCTGTCTTTCGATAGCTGCAAGTGCTATCTCGCGGGAAGAAGCTTTTTTCTTTGAAAGCAGAGCGATGATATCATCTTTCCATTCGGGCTTGCTGCCGAGTATCTTGGCGAGGGCTGTTTTTACTGCCTTACTGCTGTCATCGGCAGAAGCAAATATCTTATCCTTGAATGTATCGGGGTCTGTACCGTATGCCATAACGCCTATCTGTCTTGCAGTAGCGGAAAGCTTTGAAAGCTCGGTTTTCAACAGAAGGTCTCTGTACTTTCCAGCTGCATCGGCTGTTTTTAGGATGGTATCATTTTTGCTGTCGTAGAGATTATCGATGTAATCGGCGGTACAGCTGAGTATAACATTCATTGGCAGACCTGCTGTAACAAGGCACTCAACGCCCTCTTTCGGGTATTTGCCGAAATCAAGACCTGTTGCATTTTTCACCATCCATGTCTTGCTGTATCCTCCGTTTATTGTCATCTCTGCCGCAAAGAAACGGCAGAAGAATTTATCCGCACCTATATCGTGGTAATAGTCAAAGTATTCATTCATCCCTCTGTTCATGGGTGCATCCACCATTTTATCAAGAACTTCCTCTATGGGCTTGCTGCCCTTGACATATTCGATGATATCGGTGGCATCGTCGCGGTGGGTATTGCTTACGATGGTCAGCGCCTTTTCAAGGATAGCGGCGTCAATATCGGGACAGGGCAGACCCAGCTTTTTGAGTATATCACCCATATACCTTATTGCGCTTACATCGGTCTCTTTTGTCATATAATAGGTGTACACTTCGGTGTGTTCCTTTGCCATATACTCAAGGTGCGGCAGGATCTCTTCATCTTCACAGTATTGATCTACCAGAAATTTTACATAGCCGTTCTTGCGGGCTGTACTTTCTTTATCGAAGGAATCAAGAGCTTTATAACACTTATTTCGCAGGACAATATCAGGTACCTTTGACATATCGGTCTTGCATCTTTCCGCGAATTTATCCTTGACTTTGTCTGTGTATCTTAAACACTCAGCCAGCAGCAAAGTGTAGTCCCAGTTATCGTAATAGCGGCTTGGCTTTGGTATATTAAGTGATACCGCGTGATCGACTATCTTATTTATGATGACAGCATCCTTTTTCTCATCTGCTTTATCAAGTGCCATTGAGTACAGTATACTTGCAGCCCAGCTATTGGTTTCAAGGATAATATCTGCCAAAGCTGCCAGTTCGCCTGTGGAGTATTTGTCATATATCAGTTCCTGATCGCTCGTTGTAACGACACCGATCATAGCTGAACCTGCCTCGGCATACAGCTTTGCCGTTTTTTCGCCCAGCCAAGGAGTAAGATTTTCATAAAGGACATCGTAGAATTTTTCACATTCGTAGCTGTTGACTATCACCATCATGTCCGCAGTGCAGCTTGCACCGAAGGCTGCCCACAGAAAGCATATGAACCTGCTTGTCAGCTCGGGGTCACGTGGGCGTAAAATTGTGGTATTTAATGCCTTTTCAAAACCAGCGAAATTGCTTTTCGACTTGCCGTAGGCGGAAGTCGTCTTTACTTCTTTCAGCAGGCTGTCATCACGGGGCGAGTCCATATCCATATATTTTACAAATATATCCTCGTTGGTGTATATCATTCCTATGCCCGTCAGCAGTTTGCCGAGCTTTGCCATGCTTTCAGAAACATCACCGTATATCATGTTGATTACTCCTTTCGTTTATGGGTCTAATTCACGAATATCACCAGGCTGCATCTGCGACAGTGCGC from Ruminococcus albus AD2013 includes:
- a CDS encoding MarR family winged helix-turn-helix transcriptional regulator, with product MDRSLLEHLAALMIQKTHSFARIYACIPASKELNISSAVCLGIINGIEGGCSATELKEMSCYDKALISRMLTDMQNDGYIIRNPEDKDKQRGMRYIPSEKGKILGDMLQAEFLKISSEVSKDIPKEDLVKFYEVSCKLINNLGDYSRELETMKTEKGK
- a CDS encoding ABC transporter ATP-binding protein/permease, giving the protein MLSLNNITKDYVVGDSTVQALRGVSIDFRENEFVSILGQSGCGKTTLLNIIGGLDRYTSGDLNINGKSTKDFKDADWDSYRNHSIGFVFQSYNLIPHQTVLANVELALTLSGVSKGDRRKRAVEALQQVGLGDQLNKKPNQMSGGQMQRVAIARALVNDPDILLADEPTGALDTETSVQIMEILKKISKNKLIIMVTHNPELAEQYSSRIIRLLDGKVTDDTDPFKAEIKKDKKTAQEKKAERKKLKTSMNFLTALSLSRNNLMTKKARTLLTSFAGSIGIIGIALILSISNGVQIYIDQVQSDTLSTFPLTIEKTTTSLSEIMDSMAEARDAEPEHGMDKVYSQNRMAQMINTLMQETKVNDLEKFKTFLDNNDEIKKLTTDIKYSYATKLNVFKADTSDGVYQVNPSQVLLDMGYLSDTQMMGMSMGGSMGMGSMDVWSEMLDNDDLIKAQYDVVAGHMPENYNEVVLIVDKHNEINDYILYSLGLLDSTEINGIVRRAVMGEDVQLKNEQHSYTYDELLDLDFMVVPTTDFYRKNGGIWEDMQEDEAYMTDVVNNGLKVSVVGIIRPNEDATATSLNGGIAYKHELMEYLVNKVKDSEIIKDQQASPDIDVFSGLKFKPENADAEEEEKTSDENPTSAETADSTQADKTDILAGLTDEQKAALMQGQKPEGMSDDDFAAIMSHMPTEVPAAAEQPQLTDEQLAALMAGQLPEGMTEEEAAALMAQGGTQQQMSELTDMGMDAMSGLDMDAMKNGGNGGFMGGMTDQQKEFLASLTDEQLAMMQNMITESAKTNADALANSGKYSTSTYDANMMTLGYATLESPSGINIYPKDFAAKERIVDIIDEYNKEADESSKIEYTDIVGKMMSSVTSIINAISYVLIAFVAISLIVSSIMIGIITYISVLERTKEIGILRSIGASKRDISRVFNAETAIVGFVAGILGVGISYLLTIPINMIIAHLTTVPMRASIPVAAAILLVAISILLTLVAGLFPSRIAAKKDPVIALRTE
- a CDS encoding DUF4132 domain-containing protein, with the translated sequence MIYGDVSESMAKLGKLLTGIGMIYTNEDIFVKYMDMDSPRDDSLLKEVKTTSAYGKSKSNFAGFEKALNTTILRPRDPELTSRFICFLWAAFGASCTADMMVIVNSYECEKFYDVLYENLTPWLGEKTAKLYAEAGSAMIGVVTTSDQELIYDKYSTGELAALADIILETNSWAASILYSMALDKADEKKDAVIINKIVDHAVSLNIPKPSRYYDNWDYTLLLAECLRYTDKVKDKFAERCKTDMSKVPDIVLRNKCYKALDSFDKESTARKNGYVKFLVDQYCEDEEILPHLEYMAKEHTEVYTYYMTKETDVSAIRYMGDILKKLGLPCPDIDAAILEKALTIVSNTHRDDATDIIEYVKGSKPIEEVLDKMVDAPMNRGMNEYFDYYHDIGADKFFCRFFAAEMTINGGYSKTWMVKNATGLDFGKYPKEGVECLVTAGLPMNVILSCTADYIDNLYDSKNDTILKTADAAGKYRDLLLKTELSKLSATARQIGVMAYGTDPDTFKDKIFASADDSSKAVKTALAKILGSKPEWKDDIIALLSKKKASSREIALAAIERQGSAEYKEALEAAFESEKSAKIKDKIAVLIGAAVSSDGASAAAPLSAVDMLEELTKGGKAKKVAWAFEGSNYTVHNTEGGEVEQKYLEALILCYANMSELGVSTAANNLAENLNTRELNTFVQNVFGKWVDLGAQAKTKYVLYFAAIHGGEAMVDILMQYIKQWGENSRGAIASEAVRAMALSGSTTALMNVDGMSRKFKNKMVRSAAADALSNAAKELGLTTEELADKIVPDLGFDENMCREFDFGPRQFKVYLGTGNTLEIFCGEKQVKNLPKPGANDDAEKAAAASADFKEMKKQLKTVATNQKSRLESVLMNDRKWTVDGWKALFVKNAVMHGFATGLIWGLYDADGKLTQSFRYTEEGSFNTVDDDETELPAEGSIGLVHPLELTREDIDAWKEQLSDYEIEQPFPQLDRKVYTMTDEERESTEILRFENIELNSLSLIGKLTKTGWYKGYAEDAGFFNYFWREDISSRENLPDGTTVSKGVHAELEFSGASIVNYDFEGEDVTVGKLELHRPGADHYRSKPIKVGEVGDRYFSEIIMQLTAVLGTNEKE